A stretch of the Chlamydia pecorum E58 genome encodes the following:
- a CDS encoding PTS sugar transporter subunit IIA → MDLKLEEVASLLDVSEHTMRQWLEEGSIPSYQMNNELWFNREEIEDWILHHQSSVIKEQPEDLYEKRRDPFLKYSLYKAVYRGGVLCNVSANSKAEILEYVSKYVAEKFALDATVLYEMLSYRESLMSTGIGEGIALPHAKDFLLNAYYDIVVPVFLSTPVDFGALDGKPVHILFFLFACQDKSHLNLVNKIVHLGMSLEARRFFNGFPDKDQLLAYIKEWESQTH, encoded by the coding sequence ATGGATCTAAAATTAGAAGAGGTAGCTTCTCTATTAGACGTTTCCGAACATACTATGCGTCAGTGGCTAGAGGAAGGCTCTATTCCTAGCTATCAGATGAATAACGAGCTGTGGTTTAATCGTGAAGAGATTGAAGATTGGATCTTGCACCATCAATCTTCTGTGATCAAAGAACAGCCAGAAGATCTGTATGAAAAAAGGCGAGATCCTTTTTTAAAGTACAGCCTATATAAGGCGGTATATCGTGGTGGTGTGCTTTGTAATGTCTCCGCAAACTCTAAGGCAGAAATTCTAGAGTATGTTTCCAAGTATGTTGCAGAAAAGTTTGCTTTGGATGCGACAGTACTTTATGAAATGCTTTCCTATAGGGAAAGTTTAATGTCTACAGGTATTGGAGAAGGGATCGCTCTTCCTCATGCTAAAGATTTTCTATTGAATGCGTATTACGATATAGTAGTTCCTGTATTTCTTTCCACGCCTGTAGATTTCGGGGCACTAGATGGGAAGCCTGTGCATATCTTATTTTTCCTCTTCGCCTGCCAAGATAAAAGTCATTTGAATTTAGTCAATAAAATTGTGCATTTGGGGATGTCTTTAGAAGCTAGAAGATTTTTTAACGGGTTTCCAGATAAAGATCAGCTTCTTGCTTATATTAAGGAGTGGGAGTCGCAAACTCATTAA